Part of the Falco biarmicus isolate bFalBia1 chromosome 4, bFalBia1.pri, whole genome shotgun sequence genome, GCAGAGGGACTGGCCCGTTGCCCTGCCAGCGTGGAGCAACTCACAGCCTGCCGTCATGTATGGCTTTTTATTCCTATGTGATTATACATCCCACTTCATATAGGGATTGAAGCCGTGCAATACGCCAGGGTCCTACGGCGGAGAACAGCCCCTGTGCTATGGAAGCCAGCCTTGGAGGAGCCACCAAAGCTATcccctggggtgctggaggAGTGCCACTGGCCTCAGCCCAGGCTCTGTCCTGCATCGCAggctccccagccctctcggggccggggggggggggaggcggggcaGATGAGGGGTGCCAAGCTGCTCTGGGGTGAGGCCAGCACCCCCTTGCAAGGGCTGGCCTGATTCTGCACCACATCTGTTGTGGAGAgccctggcagctgtgctggtggggtcGTCCATGGGGAGACCCCTGGTTTGCTTTTGGCCCCCACTATCCTGAGAGATGGGTGACAGCCTTGGGAAGCATCTGGGTGTGTGCACTGGaaggaggctgctggcaggacaaaggagaaggaggaagaagaagaagaaaggagctGGGGAACGGCCATGGCAGCAAGGGCTGCCCCAAGCACGATGCTCTTCAAAGTTTCTCAAGAGGCCTCAGCAGCTCTTTCAAGGTTTGCATTAAATCTGTCACATTAGCGAAAATAGTGAAAATTACCCAGCTTGTGGAGTAGATGAAAGGCAGCCCCCTTCCAAACCCTCCATAAAGGAAGGGCCCCATTAACACCTAGTGAAATATTAGCCATTAATCAGGCtctgtgcaaaataaaaccatccACATTTATCATTATTGGATCCTTAATGAAGTGATAATGGGAATGCTGGGGAGCTGTGATATTAATGTCTCCTAAGAGGCAAGAGCAGAGCCAAGGGCGGCAGCcaagatttttaatttactgccaAAAGCTCGTGCTGTTAATAACGCAGTTACTTCTCCCGACCATTAGCACTGTTTGGCTATGAGCAGCCTGCTTAGGAGAGCAAACTGATGCCGAATGCACCCAGGCTTTGCTCGTGcactccctgcccagcagctgggtgTGTTTTTCCTGACAGCTGCCCCTGTATCCCCTGCCCACATATGGGTTGCGGCCAGGGAGCTGTTGGCCATCTCCGGCCATCTCCCTCCTTCCTGGAGACTGGCTGGCATAGAaagagttttgcttttccaaTAAAAAGGGAAGGGAGTGTCAAAACCAAGCAACTCTTACTTTCCTCACTCTTTCTGTGACTTGTCTCCTTAGGCAGAAGCACCTCAGAGCCAGGATGGTGTGGAGCTAGTCCCAGCATGGCCAGCACACTGGGATCTCTCAGTGTGACCATAGTTGCACTCTGTGTTTCTTCACATCCCTGGGTACACTCACATGATGCTAATATCCCATCCACGACAGCATGGGCAAGCTGCaaagccctgctcagctgtgGTGACTCAGTCAGGTTCCCCATGGGAAAGTCATTGCTCCTGGCAGGCTCCAACAGCCCAGAGGCAAATCGTTACCTGGCAGGTAAGCAATGCTGTTGCATCTTTAGATGCAACTGTCTTCTTACAAATCCTTGCAAAACCCGACCAGTGCAGCCCCATGTACGCTAGCTCATGCGTGGGGTCTTTTGCTGTTGGCAAAGGGACTGCAGGTCAGATGGAGCTGGCTTTGGGCTGGAGCAGTAACAGACAATTCTGTGCTGAGCACTGTGCAGAGGAATAAAACGGTGCCTTGTTTGTAAGGGGTGCACACCCTCCACAGCTCCTTTCCTCCTTAGGCAGAAGATGTACCGGGTCCACCCAAGCAACCCCTCAGAAATGGAACTTCAGTTTATCCAGGTAGAAGcaccagaagaggaaaaagtgtttctgtAACCTGGGTGTCCTTGGTCAACCTCCCCCTGTCCTGTTATCTCCTCATTAGAACAGACAAGAACAAAAACCGTATATGGAGGCCAAGCGAGTGCAGATGTGAAGTGCACTTCAAACAGCTCCATCCTTTCAACAAACCTTTTGTTAGTCTTCTCTCCTCCCCAACACAAACTCTTTTTAATTGCTAGTGAAAAGCCActgtttagaaagcaaggaCACTGCTCAGGGTACATGTGGTAGGCATTtcccaggagaaggcagcaagcGCTAGACCAAGGTCTTCTGAATTTGACTGtgacacagcacaggcagcagctccaaggACTAGCAGTGCTCAGCAatgtggcagggctgcaggcagagcataGGGGTACAGTGGAcctgcagctgtgtgcccaggcTGGCATGCCGGACCTGCTCCTGAAGATGGCAGTGACCCTTCTACCAGGCACCTGAGCCTGAAACCGGAGTCACTCTGGATTTCACTGGAGCAGAACTGGACAGGAAGCATTAACACCACTTTGGAGCCAGCTTTAGCCAGTTATTCTGGCTGCAGCCCGTACTTTTTGGCTGTATCGCTGTGTATGTTAGAGCCCCTGTGGTGCTGGCATGCCAGGCATGGAGGAGGTGACCTGCCAGTGACCTGCTGGCAACCTGCGGAAAAAAActgcacagcacaaagcagcttCTCCTGTGCAACTGTCACCTGACATTACAGGGGCACAGCAAACTTTATAACGCTTGGCAGGTTTTCCCCAGCAGATCTCAAAGCTGTTTGCCAGCGTAAGCAAGTTCAGGCATGTTACAGAAGACCTTCAGACTCGGAGGACAAATGAGATGCATGGATGAGTTTAAACCACTGGGGTAAGACTTGAGGTTTTGAAATCCCTAGGCTTGTGCCTTGACACCATGCCTGGGCTGTGGCCCAGACAGgccagctgccagcctggcaTTGATACCAGGCCCCGTGACGGTCCTGCTGATATCCCTACTTGTTAGATATTGGCTTTGAAACGAAAGCAGGAGGTGTTGCATCCTCCTCAAAAATCCGCCCTCTGATCCATCTTGGAGCAGGCCGCAGAACGACTGTTCAGTGAGACACCACGACTCACGGTGTTGGCAGGACGGTGTATTTATGTCACGAGATGAGATCAGCCACACGGAGTAGGTCTGTCTGTCTGGAAAGAATCTGAGCCAAGCGTGTCCTATTAAATTAGAGCTGGATTTTTCAAAGGAGCTCAGTTCCCGCTTAGGCTCTGTAACAAACAGGCAGATATTCAAAAGGAGTCGGATGTTGTTGGGTCATACTGGCTGCTGAGCTGAAGTCCTTTGAATATGCAGCCAAAACCGTCATCGTGCCTGTTGCTACAGGCAGAGCCCTTCTGAAATCCAGCCCCACTGTGGCCTCCATGTCCTGGGAAACATGGCTCATCGCTGCTGTCCCACATATTGCACTGCAGTAGGTGACAAAACCATGATAACCACCTTATATATACAggggagcagctccctgtcAAAGCACAGCTCTGGCAGCTTTGCCCTTTGATCAGCTCAGCAGCATGGGTCAGGAGAGCTGAGCGTGAAGGTTTCCTTGCCTTTTGTTCTGTGGAATTAGCAGAGTTAATCAGAGTGACAGCGACTTCTGCCTCAGCGCAGAAGAAAGGTCAGTGGCTCAGGCTGGATGCACGGCTGTTTTCTAGGCAGTTGGAAAACAACACTGTGAAAGCTCATGGCATACACACTGCTGGCACAAAGGCTCTCCCAACAGGTATCAGCGGGGAAGATGTCCctgtggagggaaggaggctAGAAGAGGACTCCACTCAGCTGGCTTACCACTGCACCTCAGTTGTCTCCTTCCTTGTGCTGCACAGTGAAGGTGTACCACCCTCTGTGACACTGCACTGTTTTTGTGTCACATGTCCATTATCAAATGCTTCTCTCTGCCAACGTGCTCCTTAACCGCGCTGCTGGGTGTGCACcatgctgggctgggggtctCTGAGTTGCCCCAGGTACCTGGTGTGGGAGGAGCTGCCGGGCACTGCAGTGGCAGGTGGAGCGAGTGCTGGGTGTCCCCTTTCCCACTGTGTCCCCCTGCACCTCCGTGCCTCCAGCTGGGCAGGCCTTGCTATTGATTTTGCATCCTTCAGTTGCTGTAATGCACTTCTGTGAACATGCAAAAGCCcactgctgagctgctctggaGCTGGGGGTGTGGAGGTGCATCAGCTGCAGTGAGGGCTCTCCCTGGCAGCCCTACTATGGTCTTGATCTCCCCACATCTTTTAACTATAGTTGAAGCAGTCACAGGAGTGGTGGCTCTCAGCAGAAGTGTTAAATCCGGCCTCTGTGTCTGTAATGTGACCTCTTACCTTCCTCTGATCCCAATTACAAGtgcttgcttttgctgtgaACATCCACTCATGTGTCTAATTAGTGGATTCTTTCTGTTAAAGATATTAGCACCCTCAACCGTAAGCCCTAATTTAAGCAGTTTACATTTGTCTGCCTTCATTTACCCCTGATCCTAATTAAATGTATCTGGATATCTTTGGAGGGAGCTCTCATGATCTCTTCATGGCTCTAATTAAAATGGCCTGGATGTCCATGACATTGGTGCCTGTCAAGCCTGTCACCAGGAGGTGATGCCCACCTTGGAACTGGCTGAAGAACGTATAGGAGTCGTTGTTGCGGAGAAAGGCCTCCACATCAAGGCCCTCCCGCAGCGCCTCAGCCACCATCTGTGGGCTGCAGAAGGCCCCTGCCGCCTCCGTTGGGCCATCCTGCCCGTCTGTTCCCGCGCTAAGGAAGACAATCTCACACCTCCCTGGGGGGCTGACTTCCATAGCCTGTGCcctgtgcagccccagccccacgcgCAGGGCCAGCTCCTGGTTCCTCCCTCCCTTGCCACTTCCTTGAAGCTGAACTGTGGTTTCTCCGCCGGCCAGGATGCAGACTGGTCTTTCAGGCCCTAATCCTCGCAGGGTCTGTAGAAACTTAGCAAGGTTCAAACCCGGGATGGCTAGCTCTGCCGCCAGCTGCAGGAGATTCCCCCTCACCGCATCACTCAGGGGCCCTTCTCCGAGGCTGGCAAAGCCCAGGCAGACCAGCTGGATCAGCTGGCAGTAGAGCATGGCCATGCGGCCGACTTCCCCGCAGATTGCTGTGCTCAGGATCAGAGTGGCGTAGCCCAGGCCCTCGGCTTGGCGTTTGGCCTCATCTAAAGCCAGTGTATTTGACCCGATGATGATGTTGCAAACATGGGAGTAGTCTTCTGAAGCAGTGGGCTTGGTGGGAGAGCTGGACAGGACTGTTTCCACTGACTTGGGCAGGTTGTGCAGCAGATTGTATTTGGTGAGTATCTGAAGGCAATCCCGGACgctgtgggagctggcagcagtgggCCCACTTGCTATAATGTCCAGGGGGTCACCGATCACATCAGAAAGGATGAGGCTCACCACCTGCCAAAAAGAATGCCCACGGATTATTGTGGGAGGCAGAGACGAGTGACTGCACAGGAGCCCTGCCAGAAGTGC contains:
- the GLYCTK gene encoding glycerate kinase; the encoded protein is MSLREHALFLFRSAVGTVQPALMLQRAVKLQGDGCPQLLVKGQAFPVKRDLYLVGFGKAVLGMAAAAEEILGDHLVRGIINVPLGIQESLQRAGMREMLLKPHSKIQVIEGAKNNLPDPAALKGAVAIQELAEGLTADDLLLVLISGGGSALLPAPIPPILLEEKEKLTKMLASQGADIRELNIVRKTLSLLKGGGLARLAHPAQVVSLILSDVIGDPLDIIASGPTAASSHSVRDCLQILTKYNLLHNLPKSVETVLSSSPTKPTASEDYSHVCNIIIGSNTLALDEAKRQAEGLGYATLILSTAICGEVGRMAMLYCQLIQLVCLGFASLGEGPLSDAVRGNLLQLAAELAIPGLNLAKFLQTLRGLGPERPVCILAGGETTVQLQGSGKGGRNQELALRVGLGLHRAQAMEVSPPGRCEIVFLSAGTDGQDGPTEAAGAFCSPQMVAEALREGLDVEAFLRNNDSYTFFSQFQGGHHLLVTGLTGTNVMDIQAILIRAMKRS